CTACGCGCAGAACGGTAAGTTCGCGAAAGCGCAGTTCATTGCGTACGCGCTGAGGGTAACGTGAAGTTTTATCCATCATCTTTTGGCCTTTATGTGATAATCAGATATATCGAAATTAATTTTCAAATGATAATGATTGTTAATCACCGGGATTGCAAGTCATTTTTTGATAGCGCCTGAAAAGTGGCACCTGAAAATATTTAGTGTTTAAATTCATTAAGTTAAAAAACAAACCAATATTGAACTTGTCAAAATTCATGGTTTAGATATAAATTAGATATATCTAAAACACATCAGGAGAGTAACATGCGACATCATCAGGAAGGTTGCTGTAAAGGCGAAGGGCATCATCACGGCGGTTGCGAACATCGTCACGGCAGAGGCGGCGGACGGCGTCAGCGCTTTTTTGGTCATGGGGAGCTGCGTCTGGTGATTCTGGACATTCTTTCTCGCGAGGCCAGCCACGGCTATGAGCTGATCAAAGCCATCGAGAATCTGACGCAGGGCAACTATACGCCGAGTCCTGGCGTGATCTATCCAACCCTGGATTTCCTCCAGGATCAGGCCTTTATTACGATAAGCGAAGAGGATGGCGGACGTAAAAAAATCACTATTACCGACGGCGGCGCACAGTGGCTGGAGGAGAATCGTGAACATCTCGGTCACATCCAGGAACGCGTTAACGCACGCAATGTTGGATTTGAGTTGCGTAAGAACCCGCAGATGAAGCGAGCGCTGGAAAACTTCAAAGCGGTGTTGGATCTGAGGGTCAACCAGGGTGACATCAGCGACGCGCAGCTTAAAAAGATCATTGGCGTGATCGACCGCGCGGCGCTGGAAATCACTCAGCTTGATTAAGCAGGCAAGGCGTCACCTTCGCGAACGCGGAACACTTTCACCATCTCTTTTAAGTGTAACGCCTGCTCGTTCAGTGACGCCGCGGCCGCAACGGACTCCTCGACCAGACAGGAGTTCTGTTGCGTGGTGGCGTCAATCAGGCCAATCGCGCTGTTGATCTGCGAGATGCCATCCGTCTGCTCACGACTGGCCTGGCCAATTTCCCGCAGGATAACATCCATCTCCTCAACATTGTTTACCATACCGTTAATCAGGGCGTTAGCCTTCTCGACCAGTTGCATCCCTTCCTGAGTCTGACCGGTGGAATCCTCAATCAGATGACGGATCTCACTGGCAGAAGACGCGCTTTTCTGCGCCAGTTGGCGAACTTCTCCCGCCACCACGGCAAATCCACGGCCATGCTCACCGGCTCGCGCAGCCTCGACCGCCGCATTGAGCGCCAGAATATTGGTCTGGAAGGCAATAGAGTCAATCAGGTTGATGATGTCT
The DNA window shown above is from Citrobacter farmeri and carries:
- a CDS encoding PadR family transcriptional regulator, which produces MRHHQEGCCKGEGHHHGGCEHRHGRGGGRRQRFFGHGELRLVILDILSREASHGYELIKAIENLTQGNYTPSPGVIYPTLDFLQDQAFITISEEDGGRKKITITDGGAQWLEENREHLGHIQERVNARNVGFELRKNPQMKRALENFKAVLDLRVNQGDISDAQLKKIIGVIDRAALEITQLD